The Echinicola rosea genome has a segment encoding these proteins:
- a CDS encoding sodium/sugar symporter: MTFNTLDLVVFVAYCLLIITMGIVVSREKKGHVKDSKDYFLASKALPWWAVGASLIASNISAEQFIGMSGSGFALGLAISTYEWMAAATLLVVAIFFLPIYLKEGIYTMPQFLNRRYDGRVRTVMAIFWLLIYVFVNLTSVLYLGALSLETIMGVPLTYGIMGLALFAMVYSIYGGLKAVAWTDVVQVVFLVAGGLATTYLALSLVGDGDVWEGIGILRKAAPSHFSMIIEKGEMMIPDGTGGSRDAYLDLPGLSVLIGGMWIVNLSYWGCNQYITQRALAAKSLGEAQTGMVFAGFLKLLMPLIVVIPGIAAYVIVQKGADASFIESMTDPVTGLAKSDRAYPTLLHLLPPGLKGLAFAALTAAIVSSLASMANSTSTIFTIDIYKEFFNKNVSEGKQVTIGRITAVVAFIIAAIVAPQLRQLDQAFQYIQEYTGFVSPGVFAIFIFGFFWKKTTSNAALTAAVLTIPLSAALKVITPNLPFIDRMGVVFLVLAALIIAISLYEGKGKDSKKAIEVDAELFSTSTKFKVGAVLICGILVALYSVFW; this comes from the coding sequence ATGACCTTTAACACATTAGACCTTGTTGTCTTTGTGGCCTACTGTCTTTTGATCATTACGATGGGGATCGTTGTATCAAGAGAAAAGAAGGGCCACGTGAAGGATTCGAAAGATTACTTTCTGGCAAGTAAAGCCTTGCCATGGTGGGCCGTCGGAGCGTCTTTGATTGCATCGAATATTTCCGCTGAGCAGTTTATCGGGATGTCAGGATCTGGTTTTGCGCTGGGACTGGCGATTTCGACTTACGAATGGATGGCAGCGGCCACCCTGCTGGTGGTGGCAATATTTTTCCTGCCGATTTACCTGAAAGAGGGCATATATACCATGCCCCAGTTCCTGAACAGACGTTATGACGGTCGTGTAAGGACCGTGATGGCCATTTTCTGGCTGCTGATCTATGTATTTGTAAACCTGACCTCTGTACTTTATTTGGGAGCGTTGAGTTTGGAGACCATTATGGGGGTACCGCTGACCTACGGGATCATGGGGCTGGCACTGTTTGCGATGGTGTATTCCATCTACGGTGGACTGAAGGCCGTGGCCTGGACCGATGTGGTCCAAGTGGTTTTCTTGGTTGCCGGAGGCTTGGCGACGACCTATTTGGCCCTCAGCTTGGTGGGGGATGGTGATGTGTGGGAAGGAATTGGGATTTTGCGAAAAGCCGCTCCTTCGCATTTCAGCATGATCATCGAAAAAGGCGAAATGATGATTCCCGATGGTACGGGAGGATCGCGCGATGCGTATTTGGATTTACCAGGGCTAAGTGTCCTGATCGGTGGCATGTGGATCGTAAACCTTAGCTACTGGGGATGTAACCAGTACATTACCCAGCGTGCCTTGGCTGCCAAAAGCCTTGGTGAAGCCCAGACCGGGATGGTATTTGCAGGATTTTTGAAGCTTTTGATGCCGCTGATCGTGGTGATCCCAGGTATTGCCGCGTATGTGATCGTGCAAAAAGGTGCTGATGCCAGCTTTATCGAATCCATGACAGATCCTGTGACGGGATTGGCCAAGTCTGATAGGGCGTACCCTACCTTGCTTCACTTGCTGCCTCCGGGCTTAAAGGGCTTGGCTTTTGCGGCCTTGACAGCGGCGATCGTTTCCTCATTGGCCTCCATGGCCAACAGTACCTCGACGATTTTTACCATTGATATTTATAAAGAGTTTTTCAATAAAAATGTATCAGAGGGAAAACAAGTTACCATTGGTAGGATTACCGCTGTAGTTGCCTTTATTATCGCAGCCATCGTGGCTCCACAGCTGCGGCAACTTGACCAGGCCTTTCAGTACATCCAGGAATATACCGGGTTTGTATCTCCAGGGGTGTTTGCGATATTTATCTTTGGCTTCTTCTGGAAGAAGACTACCTCCAATGCGGCCTTGACAGCAGCGGTGCTGACGATCCCTTTGTCCGCGGCCTTAAAGGTCATTACGCCAAACTTACCGTTTATCGATCGGATGGGGGTGGTTTTCTTGGTGCTTGCGGCTTTGATTATTGCCATTAGCTTGTACGAGGGTAAAGGAAAGGACAGTAAAAAGGCCATCGAAGTGGATGCAGAATTGTTTTCCACCAGTACTAAATTTAAAGTAGGAGCAGTATTGATCTGCGGGATACTTGTAGCACTCTACAGCGTGTTCTGGTAA
- a CDS encoding AraC family transcriptional regulator, translated as MSTPLFETPWHRHIENEILYIQAGHGTAIIGDFVGEFSPGDLFYIGSNVPHWFRKAQKDIFCTVIVIQFDQAIFGHTFLKMPEMANIRRLIRLKQGMAVDYSPQPFVLELIKQLVEVEGFTHIGILLDVLHQISTTTQNTLLTNEPIDFFDSKGIIDEVLEYTFNHFQENIKVDQVAAIAKMSTSNFRRFFKLNTKKSFSGFLKEIRIAHACKLLKDKNTFISQIFHQCGFRNITNFNRQFKDIKGITPSAYRAAIYRS; from the coding sequence ATGAGCACTCCACTATTCGAAACACCTTGGCATCGGCACATCGAAAACGAGATTCTTTACATTCAAGCAGGTCATGGCACAGCCATCATTGGAGATTTTGTAGGGGAATTTTCTCCAGGCGATCTATTCTATATCGGCTCAAATGTGCCGCATTGGTTTCGCAAAGCCCAAAAAGATATTTTTTGTACAGTGATCGTCATTCAGTTTGATCAGGCAATATTCGGTCATACCTTTCTGAAGATGCCAGAAATGGCCAATATACGTCGGCTTATACGGCTGAAACAGGGAATGGCCGTGGATTATTCCCCGCAACCATTCGTTTTGGAGCTCATCAAACAATTGGTAGAAGTGGAAGGCTTCACCCATATCGGCATCTTGCTGGATGTCCTTCATCAGATCAGCACCACCACCCAAAACACCCTGCTGACCAATGAACCCATTGACTTTTTTGACTCCAAAGGCATCATTGACGAGGTGTTGGAATATACCTTTAATCATTTCCAGGAAAATATCAAAGTGGACCAAGTCGCCGCCATTGCCAAAATGAGCACATCCAACTTTCGCCGCTTTTTTAAGCTCAACACTAAAAAATCCTTTAGTGGCTTCCTCAAAGAAATCCGCATTGCCCATGCTTGTAAACTCCTCAAGGACAAAAACACCTTTATCTCTCAGATTTTTCACCAATGCGGCTTCCGAAACATCACCAATTTTAACCGGCAATTTAAAGATATCAAAGGCATCACCCCTTCCGCTTACCGAGCAGCGATATACAGATCTTAA
- a CDS encoding sialate O-acetylesterase produces the protein MMTHKNASIKQHIRLMALMLLLTGPLYAEVRLPHLISEGMVLQRDQPIRMWGWADPGEKVAVFFDGEQKETNANENGEWEVIYSPRKAGGPFRVQVEGDNILTLEDVYVGDVWACSGQSNMELTMARARPMFPEEFDQAANPSIRYFDVPDAYDFSNAQTDTKGGKWIQVDKEHISQFSAVAYFFAKRLNERYDVPIGLINASVGGSPIQSWIRKEELKRFPEDFAEAEKFSNPDLIKQIEKQDRERIGTWQKTVYQKDKGYARSTAPWYSLDSETEGWEKMEHLTLLPLTDDRAINGVYWFRKEIELDDPNVSERSAKLLMGTMIDSDSTYINGHLVGATGYRYPPRRYEVPAGVLRQGKNVLTIRLISERGQGGFVEEKPYQLEVNGEILDLRKDWYYRLGAQMPALPGQTFVRWKPLGLYNAMMAPIQQFPVKGVIWYQGESNSGEPAAYASQMEALINGWRKAWNRVDLPFLYVQLPNFMEVSTVPQESNWAELREAQRQVAKTVPHTGIAVAIDAGEANDIHPLDKETIGDRLALQAFSVAYGEKDGPFSGPMLQRISVMGEEIELIFNTEGSGLMTTDGGELEGFAVAGEDGEFHWAEAQITGDKVLVSCANVPQPIKVRYAWANNPEKANLANAEGLPASPFEVSVE, from the coding sequence ATGATGACTCATAAAAATGCGTCAATCAAGCAACATATCAGGTTGATGGCACTGATGTTATTACTGACAGGGCCCCTTTATGCAGAAGTCCGGCTTCCCCATTTGATCAGTGAGGGGATGGTGCTGCAGCGCGACCAACCCATTCGGATGTGGGGATGGGCTGATCCAGGTGAGAAGGTGGCCGTCTTTTTTGATGGTGAACAAAAAGAAACCAATGCCAATGAAAATGGGGAATGGGAGGTAATATATTCTCCAAGAAAAGCGGGAGGCCCATTTAGGGTGCAGGTAGAAGGGGACAATATCCTGACCCTAGAGGATGTTTATGTGGGAGATGTGTGGGCATGTTCCGGGCAGTCCAATATGGAATTGACCATGGCGAGGGCGCGGCCTATGTTTCCAGAGGAATTTGATCAGGCAGCCAATCCATCCATCCGGTATTTTGATGTGCCCGATGCCTATGACTTTTCCAATGCCCAGACCGATACCAAGGGAGGGAAGTGGATCCAGGTGGACAAGGAGCACATCAGCCAATTTTCGGCCGTAGCTTATTTTTTTGCAAAGCGGCTGAATGAGAGATATGATGTGCCGATTGGTCTGATCAATGCCAGTGTGGGAGGCTCGCCCATTCAGTCTTGGATCAGAAAGGAGGAGCTTAAGCGTTTTCCGGAGGACTTTGCGGAAGCAGAGAAATTCAGTAACCCTGATCTGATCAAGCAAATCGAAAAGCAGGACCGAGAACGTATTGGCACTTGGCAAAAAACAGTATATCAGAAGGATAAAGGCTATGCTCGTTCAACAGCACCATGGTATTCATTGGATTCCGAAACCGAGGGATGGGAAAAAATGGAGCACTTGACACTATTGCCCTTGACGGATGATCGGGCCATTAACGGCGTTTATTGGTTCCGGAAGGAAATTGAATTGGACGACCCGAATGTCAGTGAGCGATCGGCAAAACTGCTAATGGGGACGATGATTGATAGTGATTCTACCTATATCAATGGCCATTTGGTCGGTGCCACGGGTTACCGCTATCCTCCTAGGCGCTATGAAGTACCTGCGGGAGTGTTGCGTCAGGGTAAGAATGTCTTGACGATCCGGCTCATCAGCGAGCGTGGTCAAGGGGGATTTGTGGAGGAAAAACCGTACCAGTTAGAGGTGAATGGAGAAATTCTGGATTTAAGAAAGGATTGGTATTACCGGCTAGGAGCGCAGATGCCCGCATTGCCGGGACAGACCTTTGTACGGTGGAAGCCATTGGGGCTGTACAATGCCATGATGGCACCTATCCAGCAGTTTCCGGTAAAAGGGGTGATTTGGTATCAAGGTGAATCCAATTCGGGTGAACCTGCCGCTTATGCATCACAGATGGAAGCGTTGATCAATGGTTGGCGAAAGGCTTGGAACCGTGTAGATTTGCCATTTTTATATGTGCAATTGCCCAATTTTATGGAAGTATCGACTGTGCCACAAGAAAGCAACTGGGCCGAGCTTAGGGAAGCCCAGCGTCAAGTGGCCAAAACGGTACCTCACACGGGCATTGCAGTGGCCATTGACGCAGGGGAAGCAAATGACATCCACCCGCTGGACAAGGAGACCATTGGCGATCGACTGGCCTTGCAGGCCTTTTCGGTGGCTTATGGAGAAAAAGATGGTCCCTTTTCAGGCCCTATGCTTCAGCGTATATCGGTAATGGGCGAGGAAATAGAACTCATCTTTAATACGGAAGGTAGTGGCTTGATGACGACAGATGGAGGTGAATTGGAAGGCTTCGCGGTCGCAGGAGAGGACGGAGAATTTCATTGGGCGGAAGCCCAGATCACGGGTGATAAAGTCTTAGTCTCCTGCGCAAATGTGCCCCAGCCTATCAAGGTTCGCTATGCTTGGGCAAATAATCCGGAGAAGGCGAACTTGGCCAATGCGGAGGGACTGCCTGCCTCACCGTTTGAGGTTTCGGTAGAATAG
- the xylA gene encoding xylose isomerase — protein MSNTYFPGIEKIKFEGRDSKNPFAFKFYDENKTVAGKTMKEHFKFAIAYWHSFNATGDDPFGPGTKTFAWDQAEDALQRAKDKMDAAFEFITKIGAPYYCFHDVDLIDEGATIEEYESRMKAITAYAKQKQEETGVKLLWGTANVFSNPRYMNGASTNPDFDVVAWAATQVKNSIDATIALGGENYVFWGGREGYMSLLNTDMKRETEHLAKFLTMARDYGRKQGFKGNFLIEPKPMEPTKHQYDYDSATVVGFLRHYGLDKDFKLNIEVNHATLAGHTFQHELQVAADAGLLGSIDANRGDYQNGWDTDQFALNLQELTESLLVILEAGGLQGGGVNFDAKLRRNSTDLDDLFHAHIGSMDAFARALLIANDILEQSEYKALRKERYASFDGGKGKEFEEGKLSLEDLRAHAIATGEPASTSGKQEMYENIINQYI, from the coding sequence ATGTCAAACACCTATTTTCCAGGAATAGAAAAAATCAAATTCGAAGGCAGGGATTCCAAGAATCCTTTTGCCTTTAAGTTTTATGATGAGAACAAAACAGTGGCCGGAAAGACCATGAAGGAGCATTTCAAGTTTGCCATTGCCTACTGGCACTCTTTTAATGCTACAGGTGATGATCCTTTTGGTCCGGGGACAAAGACCTTTGCTTGGGATCAAGCTGAGGATGCCCTACAACGGGCCAAAGATAAAATGGATGCTGCTTTCGAATTTATCACCAAAATTGGCGCTCCTTACTATTGTTTCCATGATGTGGATCTGATCGATGAAGGAGCCACTATCGAGGAATATGAAAGTCGGATGAAGGCCATCACTGCTTATGCAAAACAAAAGCAGGAAGAAACCGGAGTGAAATTGCTGTGGGGAACTGCCAATGTATTTAGCAATCCGCGTTATATGAACGGGGCGTCCACCAATCCGGATTTTGATGTGGTGGCATGGGCGGCTACACAGGTGAAAAACTCCATCGACGCGACCATTGCGCTTGGTGGTGAGAACTACGTGTTCTGGGGCGGTCGTGAGGGCTACATGTCCCTGCTCAATACCGACATGAAGCGAGAGACGGAGCACCTGGCGAAGTTCTTGACCATGGCCCGTGACTATGGCCGTAAGCAGGGTTTTAAAGGAAACTTCCTGATCGAGCCCAAACCCATGGAGCCCACCAAGCACCAGTATGATTATGATTCGGCGACTGTTGTTGGGTTTCTTAGGCATTACGGATTGGACAAGGACTTCAAACTGAACATTGAGGTAAACCACGCAACCTTGGCCGGCCACACCTTCCAGCATGAATTGCAGGTAGCTGCCGATGCAGGGCTCTTGGGCAGTATCGATGCCAATCGCGGTGATTACCAGAATGGATGGGATACTGATCAATTTGCCTTGAATTTGCAGGAATTGACAGAGTCGCTATTGGTGATTCTCGAAGCCGGAGGCCTACAAGGTGGTGGGGTTAATTTTGACGCGAAGCTGAGAAGAAACTCTACCGATCTGGATGATCTTTTCCATGCCCATATCGGTAGCATGGATGCCTTCGCGAGGGCTTTGCTGATCGCCAATGATATCTTGGAACAATCCGAATACAAGGCCTTGCGAAAAGAACGCTATGCTTCCTTTGATGGTGGCAAGGGCAAGGAGTTTGAAGAAGGGAAGTTGTCGCTAGAAGACTTGAGGGCACATGCCATCGCTACTGGTGAGCCGGCAAGTACCAGCGGTAAACAGGAGATGTACGAAAATATTATCAATCAGTATATTTGA
- a CDS encoding aspartate/glutamate racemase family protein — translation MKKIGLVGGISWTSTLDYYKLINQGVNEQLGGLNGAECIVYSLNFSDIQKVGWTNAYDLIFEACKSLVLCKVDAIVLCANTAHLFADEIQSKIQVPIIHIGEATALEIKKEKLSKVGLLGTKFTMEMDFYRNKLKAYDIETIVPAGSDAIASIQDIVKNELGKGILRTESKEKFIGYANGLVKRGAEGIILGCTEIPMLVGQDDFNLPVFDTTRIHVDRITRFALGIDEPFVA, via the coding sequence ATGAAAAAAATAGGCTTGGTAGGAGGGATCAGCTGGACGTCCACTTTGGATTATTATAAGTTAATAAATCAAGGAGTCAATGAACAATTGGGTGGACTAAACGGTGCCGAATGCATCGTATATTCCTTGAATTTTTCGGATATTCAAAAGGTAGGTTGGACGAATGCGTATGACTTGATCTTTGAGGCTTGTAAATCCTTGGTTTTATGCAAGGTGGATGCTATTGTTTTGTGTGCGAATACAGCACATTTGTTTGCTGATGAAATACAGTCAAAAATTCAGGTGCCAATTATCCATATCGGTGAAGCAACTGCCCTAGAAATTAAAAAAGAAAAGTTAAGCAAGGTAGGGCTTTTAGGTACCAAATTTACCATGGAAATGGACTTTTACCGAAACAAACTGAAAGCGTATGACATTGAGACCATTGTTCCAGCAGGAAGTGATGCTATAGCATCGATACAGGATATCGTAAAAAATGAATTGGGTAAAGGTATTTTGAGGACAGAATCCAAAGAGAAATTTATAGGGTATGCGAATGGACTGGTGAAGAGAGGGGCTGAAGGCATAATTTTAGGCTGCACAGAGATACCGATGTTAGTTGGCCAAGATGATTTTAATTTACCGGTATTTGATACCACTAGGATTCATGTAGATCGTATTACCCGTTTCGCATTGGGCATCGACGAGCCGTTTGTGGCCTAG
- a CDS encoding glycosyl hydrolase 115 family protein: MFLQKKTISFFSVLLLLTCQLVKAQKQEEAIVFSESGSGRFPLVATAAAPLLLDHNEQEGVLIAAKNFQMDLHKVTGKEPAILQSDEIGADKHVVIIGTIGESSLVDKLIAQGKLDVKGIAGKWETFVVTAISDPFPGVEEALVIAGSDKRGTIFGIYEMAGQIGVSPWNWWADVPVRRSPSLYVARVRYSLGTPAVRYRGIFINDEAPALAGWATEKFGGFNHQFYEKVYELILRLKGNFLWPAMWGRALYDDDPLNPVLADKYGVVIGTSHHEPLMRAHVEWSRYGEGDWNYATNEERLRTFWQEGMERMGDHESIVTLGMRGDGDEPMSEESNIALLEKIVADQREIIKDVTGKPITATPQVWALYKEVQEYYDKGMRVPDDVTLLLCDDNWGNVRKLPEIGKKQHAGGYGMYYHFDYVGGPRNYKWLNTNPLPRIWEQMHLTYQHGVDRIWIVNVGDIKPMELPTSFFLDYAWNPGKWPAERLPAYTEQWAKKQFGKEHAVEIARILEQSTKITGRRTPEMLDETTYSLVHYNEAERVVEEFKQLATKAERIYGVLDEKYKPAYYQLVLFPTLASANLHELYLAVAKNHLYAEQGRNSAQAMGEEVQRLFEKDAALTKFYNEALSDGKWSHMMDQTHIGYTYWQQPEQNAMPEIRTAEVNERGGLGVAISGSTDYFPAHQQLTLDRMTPFQSFPATVTLFNRGKSPISYRLARKPDWLKVSESSGEIATEQQLSVTVDWQKVPLGKEEGELVIVSGEKEVAVVVPVQKYEVPEGFEGFVESNGYIAMEAAHFTGKNEASPVRWKVIPDMGKTSSAVTAFPVSYQGQSDEPASYLEYKAYFTSSGEVDVNVYLSPTLNFRDSGKGLRFAISIDDGAPQMVNMHSGDHNAQWGKWVGEHINIQTLSMTVDQPGEHVIRLWFVDPGVVFQKIVVDTGGQKSSYLGPPESHFQ, from the coding sequence ATGTTTTTACAGAAAAAGACAATTTCCTTTTTTTCCGTACTGCTATTGCTCACTTGTCAATTGGTCAAGGCACAGAAACAAGAGGAGGCGATAGTATTTTCAGAATCAGGTTCAGGCAGGTTTCCATTGGTAGCGACAGCGGCTGCCCCTCTTTTACTGGATCATAATGAGCAGGAAGGGGTTTTAATTGCCGCCAAGAATTTTCAGATGGACCTCCATAAGGTAACGGGCAAGGAGCCGGCAATACTGCAGTCCGATGAGATTGGAGCGGATAAGCATGTAGTGATCATCGGAACGATTGGCGAAAGTAGTTTGGTGGACAAGCTGATCGCTCAGGGCAAGCTGGATGTGAAAGGCATAGCGGGTAAGTGGGAGACATTTGTAGTCACTGCGATATCCGATCCTTTTCCGGGCGTGGAAGAGGCTTTGGTAATAGCGGGCAGTGATAAACGAGGAACGATTTTCGGCATTTATGAAATGGCCGGGCAAATCGGAGTCAGCCCATGGAATTGGTGGGCGGACGTGCCTGTACGGAGAAGCCCATCGCTTTACGTCGCTCGTGTCCGTTACAGTTTGGGGACACCGGCTGTCCGTTACCGAGGGATTTTTATTAACGATGAAGCGCCAGCCCTGGCAGGTTGGGCAACTGAAAAATTTGGTGGCTTCAATCACCAATTTTATGAAAAGGTATATGAATTGATTCTTCGGCTGAAGGGGAATTTTCTTTGGCCGGCCATGTGGGGCAGGGCCTTGTACGATGACGATCCGCTTAATCCTGTTTTGGCAGATAAATACGGTGTAGTGATCGGCACCTCTCACCATGAGCCGCTGATGCGAGCCCACGTGGAGTGGAGCCGTTATGGTGAGGGCGATTGGAACTATGCGACAAATGAAGAAAGGCTGAGGACGTTTTGGCAGGAAGGTATGGAACGGATGGGTGACCATGAAAGTATTGTGACCTTGGGGATGCGAGGAGATGGAGATGAGCCCATGAGTGAGGAAAGTAATATTGCCTTGCTGGAAAAAATCGTGGCCGACCAGCGGGAAATCATCAAGGATGTTACCGGAAAGCCGATTACAGCAACCCCGCAGGTGTGGGCGCTTTATAAAGAGGTACAGGAATATTATGACAAAGGGATGCGTGTGCCGGATGATGTTACGCTTTTGCTATGCGACGATAACTGGGGGAATGTGCGGAAGCTTCCTGAAATCGGAAAGAAACAGCACGCTGGAGGCTATGGCATGTACTACCACTTTGATTATGTAGGAGGACCGCGAAACTATAAATGGCTCAATACCAATCCGCTTCCCAGGATATGGGAGCAAATGCACCTGACCTACCAGCATGGAGTGGACCGTATTTGGATCGTAAATGTCGGTGATATCAAGCCGATGGAATTGCCTACATCGTTTTTTTTGGATTATGCTTGGAATCCCGGTAAGTGGCCTGCGGAGCGCCTGCCAGCCTATACAGAACAGTGGGCCAAAAAGCAGTTTGGGAAAGAGCATGCCGTTGAGATTGCGCGTATTTTAGAGCAATCTACTAAAATCACCGGTCGAAGGACCCCCGAAATGTTAGATGAAACGACCTATTCTCTGGTGCACTATAATGAAGCCGAAAGGGTGGTAGAGGAGTTTAAGCAATTAGCCACCAAGGCGGAACGGATTTACGGGGTGTTGGACGAAAAATATAAGCCAGCTTATTACCAATTGGTGCTTTTCCCTACATTGGCCTCAGCCAATCTTCACGAACTGTATTTGGCAGTAGCCAAGAATCACCTATATGCCGAACAAGGACGAAACAGTGCCCAGGCAATGGGAGAAGAAGTACAGCGACTTTTTGAGAAAGATGCCGCATTGACGAAATTCTATAATGAAGCATTAAGTGATGGCAAGTGGAGCCATATGATGGACCAGACCCATATCGGCTATACCTATTGGCAGCAACCTGAGCAAAATGCCATGCCTGAAATTCGGACAGCAGAAGTGAACGAGAGGGGAGGCCTGGGAGTGGCCATTTCCGGGTCAACCGATTACTTTCCCGCACATCAGCAACTGACACTGGATCGTATGACTCCTTTCCAGTCTTTTCCTGCTACGGTCACCTTATTTAACCGAGGAAAATCACCCATATCTTACCGTTTAGCCCGAAAACCGGATTGGTTGAAGGTTTCAGAATCATCCGGTGAGATAGCCACAGAGCAGCAGTTGTCAGTAACAGTAGATTGGCAAAAAGTACCTTTGGGCAAAGAGGAAGGTGAGTTGGTCATTGTGTCGGGGGAGAAAGAAGTAGCGGTGGTGGTTCCTGTGCAGAAATATGAGGTGCCAGAAGGTTTTGAGGGCTTCGTAGAGAGCAATGGATACATCGCGATGGAAGCGGCCCATTTTACAGGGAAGAATGAGGCATCACCGGTACGCTGGAAAGTGATTCCCGATATGGGCAAGACAAGTTCGGCGGTTACGGCCTTCCCGGTGAGTTATCAGGGACAAAGTGATGAGCCTGCTTCCTATTTGGAATACAAGGCTTATTTTACCAGTTCAGGAGAGGTGGATGTAAATGTCTATTTGTCGCCGACCTTAAATTTCAGGGATTCCGGAAAAGGCCTTCGGTTTGCGATTTCAATAGACGATGGTGCTCCACAGATGGTGAACATGCATAGCGGTGACCATAATGCGCAGTGGGGAAAGTGGGTCGGAGAGCACATTAATATCCAGACCCTTTCCATGACAGTGGATCAACCGGGAGAGCATGTTATACGCCTTTGGTTTGTAGATCCAGGAGTGGTTTTCCAAAAAATTGTAGTGGATACAGGAGGACAAAAATCCAGTTATTTGGGACCTCCGGAAAGTCACTTTCAGTAG
- a CDS encoding xylulokinase: MRRLLIGYDIGSSSVKATLLDADSGKVVASVGQPKVEMPIDSPQKDWAEQDPLMWWKYVTETTQHIIRQGDVKSGELQGIGISYQMHGLVMVDKDQQVIRPSIIWCDSRAVEIGNNAFEVLGSEFCLSHLLNSPGNFTASKLKWVKDNEPANYEKIHKVMLPGDFIAMKLTGEIFTSESGLSEGVFWDFQENRLSQELLDHYGIDKELLAAAIPSFAEGGKVNAAAAKALGIDEGVPVTYRAGDQPNNAFSLNVLEAGELATTAGTSGTVYGVSKAPVHDPKSRVNTFLHVNHLSENPHYGVLLCVNGTGILNSWLKKMLGGESIDYESMNTLAEEVPVGAEGLSFIPFGNGAERIMENRSVGAHLSGLNLLKHDKRHVLRAGQEGIVSALTFGFNIMKNMGLTLDTVKAGRANMFLSPLFREAFVNMNEVNLEFYDTDGSQGAARGAGVGAGFYASPKEAFSGLEKVASFAPDSKLVQIYKEVYQQWEENLGKVIR, encoded by the coding sequence ATGCGACGATTACTGATCGGATACGACATAGGGAGTTCTTCTGTAAAGGCCACACTGCTGGATGCCGATTCCGGAAAAGTAGTGGCCAGCGTTGGTCAGCCGAAAGTAGAAATGCCCATTGATTCTCCCCAAAAGGACTGGGCAGAGCAAGATCCTCTGATGTGGTGGAAATATGTTACCGAAACCACTCAGCATATCATTCGCCAAGGAGACGTCAAGTCTGGCGAATTACAGGGGATAGGAATCAGTTACCAAATGCATGGATTAGTGATGGTGGATAAGGATCAGCAGGTCATCCGCCCGTCGATCATTTGGTGTGATAGTCGCGCAGTGGAAATTGGGAATAATGCGTTTGAGGTCTTGGGGAGTGAATTTTGTCTTTCCCATCTCCTTAATTCTCCCGGAAATTTCACAGCGTCCAAGCTCAAATGGGTAAAGGATAACGAACCCGCCAATTATGAGAAAATCCATAAAGTGATGTTACCGGGCGACTTTATCGCCATGAAATTGACAGGGGAGATTTTCACTTCTGAATCAGGACTGTCGGAAGGTGTTTTTTGGGACTTTCAAGAAAATCGGTTGAGTCAGGAGTTGCTGGACCATTATGGCATTGATAAGGAATTGCTGGCCGCTGCGATCCCTTCTTTTGCAGAAGGCGGAAAGGTAAATGCTGCCGCCGCCAAAGCATTGGGGATCGATGAAGGCGTTCCTGTGACCTACAGGGCAGGGGATCAGCCGAATAATGCCTTTTCCCTGAACGTGCTGGAAGCGGGCGAATTGGCCACTACAGCTGGGACCTCGGGAACTGTCTATGGTGTGAGCAAAGCTCCTGTCCATGATCCCAAGTCAAGGGTGAATACTTTCTTACATGTAAATCACCTATCAGAAAATCCCCATTACGGCGTATTGCTGTGTGTTAATGGTACGGGAATCCTTAACAGCTGGCTTAAGAAGATGCTGGGAGGGGAATCCATTGACTATGAATCCATGAACACCTTGGCGGAGGAAGTACCTGTGGGTGCGGAAGGGCTGAGCTTTATTCCCTTTGGCAATGGCGCCGAGCGCATCATGGAAAACAGAAGCGTAGGAGCCCATCTTAGCGGCCTAAACTTGCTCAAGCATGATAAGCGCCATGTCCTCCGTGCTGGCCAAGAGGGTATTGTGAGTGCCTTGACTTTCGGGTTTAATATCATGAAAAACATGGGGCTAACACTGGACACGGTAAAAGCAGGCAGGGCTAATATGTTCCTCAGTCCACTGTTTAGGGAGGCCTTTGTAAATATGAACGAGGTGAATTTGGAGTTTTACGATACCGATGGTTCCCAAGGGGCTGCAAGAGGTGCCGGAGTAGGAGCAGGCTTCTATGCCAGTCCAAAAGAAGCATTCAGCGGTTTGGAGAAAGTCGCCTCATTTGCACCCGATTCCAAATTGGTACAGATATACAAGGAAGTTTACCAGCAATGGGAGGAAAACTTGGGTAAAGTAATCCGATAG